A region from the Streptosporangium sp. NBC_01756 genome encodes:
- a CDS encoding amino acid ABC transporter ATP-binding protein produces MIVLSGIHKRFDSVHVLKGVDYSVAKGSVSCLIGPSGSGKSTLLRCINGLQPADEGEVWVDGELIGLRIDGDHVIPLPEKEIADQRRQIGMVFQRFNLFPHMTAVENVMSGPLRVNRSQKAQTRELAMQLLDRVGLTERSDHYPNELSGGQQQRVAIARALAMKPKVMLFDEPTSALDPELVNEVLSVMRDLAAEGMTMIVVTHEMGFARDVGDHVCFMDDGVIVEEGHPDAVLANPQTARARDFLKRG; encoded by the coding sequence ATGATCGTCCTGAGTGGGATACACAAGCGGTTCGACTCCGTGCACGTCCTCAAGGGAGTCGACTACTCGGTGGCCAAAGGCTCGGTCAGCTGCCTCATCGGCCCGTCGGGCTCGGGGAAGTCGACCCTGCTCCGCTGCATCAACGGGCTGCAGCCCGCGGACGAGGGCGAGGTCTGGGTCGACGGCGAGCTGATCGGCCTGCGGATCGACGGAGACCATGTGATCCCGCTGCCGGAGAAGGAGATCGCCGACCAGCGGCGCCAGATCGGCATGGTCTTCCAGCGCTTCAACCTCTTCCCGCACATGACCGCCGTGGAGAACGTCATGTCCGGGCCGCTCCGCGTCAACCGCTCCCAGAAGGCGCAGACCCGCGAACTGGCCATGCAACTGCTGGACCGGGTGGGCCTGACCGAGCGCAGCGACCACTATCCCAACGAGCTGTCGGGCGGGCAGCAGCAACGCGTCGCCATCGCCCGGGCTCTGGCGATGAAGCCCAAGGTCATGCTCTTCGACGAGCCGACCTCGGCACTGGACCCGGAACTCGTGAACGAGGTGCTGTCGGTCATGCGCGACCTCGCCGCCGAGGGGATGACGATGATCGTCGTCACGCATGAGATGGGGTTCGCCCGTGACGTCGGTGATCACGTGTGCTTCATGGATGACGGCGTCATCGTCGAGGAAGGCCATCCGGACGCCGTGCTCGCCAATCCGCAGACAGCGCGGGCACGAGACTTCCTGAAGCGAGGCTGA